A genomic window from Providencia alcalifaciens includes:
- the cysI gene encoding assimilatory sulfite reductase (NADPH) hemoprotein subunit — translation MSNEHQKAAPQPALVVEGKLADSERMKQQSNYLRGTIKDDLKNGLTGGFDGDNFLLIRFHGMYQQDDRDIRAERAEQKLEPRHAMMLRCRLPGGIITPKQWLDIDKFASEHTLYGSIRITNRQTFQFHGILKGDVKPAHQMLSHVGLDALATANDVNRNVLCTSNPVQSELHQQAYEWAKKISEHLLPRTSAYAEIWLDKEKIVTTDEEPILGQTYLPRKFKTTVVIPPLNDVDLHANDMNFVAIAEKGQLIGFNVLVGGGLAMTHGDTNTFPRLASEFGFIPLDKTLAIAEAIVTTQRDWGNRTDRKNAKTKYTLERVGIEVFKAEVEKRAGVQFDAIRPYQFTERGDQIGWLKGIDNRWHLTLFVENGRLIDLADKPLKTGVAEIAKVHKGDFRLTANQNLIVAGIAEEDKATIEKIAIEHGLMSGEVTRQRENSMACVSFPTCPLAMAEAERFLPEFVTQVENIMAAHHVADEHIVLRVTGCPNGCGRAMLAEVGLVGKALDRYNLHLGGNRIGTRIPRMYKENISSAEILTILDELIGRWATERQPNEGFGDYLIRANVVKPVLNSAIDFYEVKEAV, via the coding sequence ATGAGCAATGAACATCAAAAAGCTGCACCTCAGCCAGCCTTAGTGGTTGAAGGAAAGCTCGCTGACAGCGAGCGGATGAAGCAGCAAAGTAACTATTTACGAGGCACTATCAAAGACGATCTCAAAAACGGCTTAACGGGCGGTTTTGACGGAGACAACTTCTTGCTGATTCGGTTTCACGGCATGTATCAACAAGATGATAGAGACATTCGCGCAGAGCGAGCTGAGCAGAAGCTAGAACCGCGTCATGCCATGATGCTGCGTTGTCGCTTACCGGGGGGCATTATTACCCCGAAACAGTGGCTTGATATTGATAAATTTGCCTCTGAGCACACGTTATACGGCAGCATTCGTATTACTAACCGTCAAACATTCCAGTTTCACGGTATTCTCAAAGGGGATGTGAAACCCGCGCACCAAATGCTCAGTCATGTGGGGCTGGATGCGTTAGCTACCGCCAATGACGTAAACCGTAACGTACTGTGTACGTCTAACCCAGTGCAGTCCGAACTGCATCAGCAAGCCTATGAATGGGCGAAAAAAATCTCTGAGCATTTGCTCCCGCGTACCAGTGCGTATGCTGAGATTTGGTTGGATAAAGAAAAGATTGTGACCACCGATGAAGAGCCGATTTTAGGGCAAACCTATCTCCCTCGGAAATTTAAAACCACGGTGGTGATCCCGCCATTGAATGATGTGGATCTCCATGCCAATGATATGAACTTTGTGGCGATTGCTGAAAAAGGGCAATTGATCGGTTTCAACGTGCTGGTGGGCGGCGGTTTAGCGATGACCCACGGCGATACCAACACGTTCCCACGTCTTGCCAGTGAATTTGGTTTTATTCCTTTAGATAAAACCTTGGCAATTGCGGAAGCGATAGTCACAACGCAGCGCGATTGGGGAAACCGAACTGATCGTAAAAATGCTAAAACCAAATACACCCTTGAGCGCGTTGGGATTGAGGTGTTTAAGGCGGAAGTGGAAAAACGTGCTGGTGTGCAGTTTGATGCTATTCGCCCTTACCAATTTACGGAGCGCGGCGACCAAATTGGCTGGCTTAAGGGGATTGATAACCGCTGGCATTTAACCTTGTTTGTGGAGAATGGGCGCTTAATCGACTTAGCGGATAAACCGTTAAAAACCGGCGTTGCCGAAATCGCTAAAGTTCATAAAGGGGATTTTCGCCTAACGGCCAATCAGAACTTAATTGTGGCGGGGATTGCGGAAGAAGATAAAGCGACAATCGAGAAAATTGCCATTGAGCACGGTTTGATGAGCGGTGAAGTGACGCGCCAGCGTGAAAACTCGATGGCCTGTGTCTCTTTCCCAACCTGTCCGCTGGCGATGGCGGAAGCTGAGCGCTTTTTGCCGGAGTTTGTCACGCAAGTTGAAAACATCATGGCGGCGCATCACGTGGCGGATGAACATATTGTTTTACGCGTTACGGGCTGCCCAAATGGTTGTGGTCGCGCGATGCTGGCAGAAGTGGGGCTGGTGGGTAAAGCCCTCGACCGTTATAACCTACATTTAGGCGGGAACCGCATCGGTACGCGTATTCCGCGGATGTATAAGGAAAATATCAGCAGCGCAGAAATTTTAACCA
- the cysJ gene encoding NADPH-dependent assimilatory sulfite reductase flavoprotein subunit, translated as MQNKQPPLSALPISTEQLGRLQTVVGDYSSHQLAWLSGYLWGIVNQNGTLSEPVIASNAPQETVTIISASQTGNARRLAEQLREKLLSEKISANLVNAGDYKFKQINQEKVVIVVASTQGEGEPAEEAVALHKYLNSKKAPDLSSAHYAVFALGDSSYEHFCQAGKDFDSQFAKLGASALLPRVDADVEYQALADEWVSSLTQILKARVPAQSDSQLINTQSGSVNQLDSSPYTKTAPLTASLLSNQKITGRGSDKDVRHIEIDLGNSGLRYQPGDALGVWFDNDPALVDELISLLWLQGDEDVFIGQQRHSLRDALTYQLELTQNTHLIVEKYAQLSKDDSLLGLISDKPAIMQYAQTTPIVDMVRQAAAQPSAQEFVDLLRPLTPRLYSISSSQAEATDEVHATVGVVRYDIDGRPRTGGASGFLADRLNEGDELRVFIEHNDNFRLPADSNTPVIMIGPGTGIAPFRAFLQQRDNDGSEGKNWLFFGNPHFVDDFLYQVEWQRYVKDGLLTHVSLAWSRDQAEKVYVQDKLREQGSEVWDWIQQGAHIYVCGDANRMAKDVEQALLDVISEHGHMDEEQADDFLSELRVMRRYQRDVY; from the coding sequence ATGCAAAACAAGCAACCTCCATTATCAGCATTACCGATTTCGACGGAGCAATTAGGGCGCTTACAAACCGTGGTGGGGGATTATTCATCTCACCAACTTGCTTGGTTATCTGGCTATTTGTGGGGGATAGTGAATCAAAACGGTACGCTGAGCGAGCCTGTGATTGCAAGCAATGCCCCTCAAGAAACGGTGACCATTATTTCTGCATCCCAAACGGGCAATGCCCGCCGTTTAGCTGAGCAGCTTCGAGAAAAGCTACTGAGTGAGAAAATCAGTGCCAATTTAGTCAATGCTGGCGATTATAAGTTTAAGCAGATCAATCAAGAAAAAGTGGTGATCGTCGTGGCATCCACCCAAGGTGAAGGGGAGCCAGCCGAAGAGGCCGTTGCATTACATAAATATTTGAATTCAAAGAAAGCTCCTGATCTCTCAAGCGCTCATTATGCGGTTTTTGCACTTGGCGATTCTTCTTATGAGCATTTTTGCCAAGCAGGAAAAGATTTTGATAGCCAGTTTGCGAAACTCGGGGCGAGTGCGTTGCTTCCTCGGGTTGATGCGGATGTTGAATATCAAGCATTGGCGGACGAGTGGGTAAGCTCGCTGACGCAAATTTTAAAAGCGCGAGTGCCTGCTCAATCAGATAGCCAGCTCATCAATACTCAATCTGGCAGTGTGAATCAGCTCGATTCTTCCCCATACACTAAAACAGCACCATTAACTGCCTCGTTGTTGAGTAATCAAAAGATAACTGGCCGCGGTTCCGACAAAGATGTACGCCATATTGAGATTGACTTGGGGAATTCAGGCTTACGCTATCAGCCAGGAGATGCTCTTGGTGTGTGGTTTGATAATGACCCTGCATTAGTGGATGAGCTGATTAGCCTGCTATGGCTACAGGGGGATGAGGACGTATTTATTGGTCAACAGCGCCATTCGCTGCGTGATGCATTAACTTACCAACTGGAGTTGACCCAAAATACCCATTTGATCGTCGAAAAATACGCTCAGTTATCCAAAGACGATAGCTTATTAGGCTTGATCAGCGATAAGCCAGCCATTATGCAGTATGCGCAAACCACGCCGATCGTCGATATGGTACGCCAAGCGGCAGCTCAACCAAGTGCGCAAGAATTTGTGGATTTACTGCGCCCATTAACACCGCGCTTGTATTCCATTTCTTCTTCACAGGCAGAAGCGACTGATGAAGTCCATGCCACCGTTGGTGTTGTACGCTATGACATTGATGGACGTCCAAGAACAGGGGGCGCTTCTGGCTTTTTAGCGGATCGTCTCAATGAAGGCGACGAACTGCGGGTGTTTATTGAACATAATGATAATTTCCGCCTACCCGCAGACTCAAATACTCCCGTAATTATGATTGGTCCGGGAACGGGTATTGCTCCATTTCGCGCTTTCTTACAGCAACGAGATAACGACGGTAGCGAAGGTAAAAACTGGCTGTTTTTCGGTAATCCGCACTTTGTTGACGATTTCTTATATCAAGTGGAATGGCAGCGTTATGTCAAAGACGGTTTGCTGACCCATGTTTCATTAGCGTGGTCACGGGATCAGGCTGAGAAAGTGTATGTGCAAGACAAATTGCGCGAACAAGGTAGCGAAGTGTGGGACTGGATCCAGCAAGGCGCACATATTTATGTGTGTGGGGATGCAAACCGCATGGCGAAAGACGTGGAACAAGCATTATTGGATGTCATCAGCGAGCACGGGCACATGGATGAAGAGCAAGCGGATGACTTTTTAAGTGAGCTGCGTGTGATGCGCCGTTATCAGAGGGACGTTTATTAA